In Pocillopora verrucosa isolate sample1 chromosome 13, ASM3666991v2, whole genome shotgun sequence, one genomic interval encodes:
- the LOC131779827 gene encoding uncharacterized protein produces the protein MSWHQEKGAGKAEGMTSSEKVIYKDATYQLWSRFSKEGDGIMKRNPNDGKVSCNGRDQNSDYQNTYMTTKDKTQKPVDQPCFAFLFEDKFAMKGNGEGQPITTVEIDAIDDNDTSVVFEPQYHGGYTMLNLYDTDLYVGCDRNGLTTLTLMKSVDHTNPSPKILFLAERVR, from the exons ATGTCGTGGCATCAAGAGAAAGGCGCTGGGAAAGCAGAAGGAATGACTTCA AGCGAAAAGGTAATTTATAAAGACGCCACTTATCAACTGTGGAGCAGGTTTAGCAAGGAAGGAGATGGTATTATGAAGAGGAATCCCAACGATGGCAAAGTGAGTTGCAACGGAAGAGATCAAAATAGTGATTATCAAAATA CTTATATGACTACTAAGGATAAAACACAGAAGCCAGTAGACCAACCATGCTTTGCCTTCCTATTCGAAGATAAATTCGCAATGAAAGGAAATGGAGAAGgacaaccaatcacaaccgtA GAAATAGATGCGATTGATGACAATGACACGAGCGTGGTTTTTGAGCCCCAATACCACGGGGGCTACACGATGCTCAACCTTTATGACACCGATCTCTACGTGGGATGCGACCGCAATGGCCTCACAACGTTAACTCTGATGAAAAGTGTTGATCATACCAATCCGAGTCCTAAGATTCTTTTCCTCGCTGAACGAGTGCGTTAA